Proteins encoded together in one Candidatus Sulfotelmatobacter sp. window:
- a CDS encoding Ig-like domain-containing protein — MKLQTRRLLTQAAISILLTLSATVAAVAQDLSSSPTSLSFGSVYIGKPSGSKALTITNLTGHGLTITNIGFDCDAFELASGVAPFSFGLTQNITHYSMFFNPTAAQSYNCNFIISINDGTQLLVPLTGTGLVSTGTSSLNESAFNFPNQKVGTTSAGQTVTITNNGSGAVTLTGITLTPPSFTTNAITLPVSIHSHTSLPITVYYSPTAAESETGALDLTYDEVVDNGITLTGNGIAPTSLVISSPATIPQGTQNALYETNLTAAGGTGAYSWALASGSTLPTGLTLSSSGAITGTIASTVATGNYTFTVTVTDTSSHATASLPLTISIYPNLADNCNDISYDVPNTTTPMTALTDLGTGTYQGSEGGLYPSGSNVRPASHDADGVTLAKEIVPLDSNGNYSPTGKYVLMAIGESTAQNEFDRFLPIADADPAKNPNLVIVNGAQGGATPFNFEDTNSVYWSTVLNNYLPQNGVTANQVVVIWMEDTDGINTGTFPTDIAELQTEYENMMQTMHTLFPNLKMVYFSSRVYGGYSNGVGTPDNPEPYAYEVGFAVKWAIQDQLNGNANLNYNPALGPVVAPWMSWGPYYWSNGMLGRNDGLVWTCADFSADGTHPSTQYGQLKVATELMDFLKTDDTTTPWYLVQGTALTPTGGNNQTGNVGTVLPTALTVLASNGGTAVSGVSVTFSDGSSGGTFNPKTATTNSSGIATTSYTLPPTAGTYAITATATGYASAAFTETATSSKVLAVSSGNNQTGSTGVPLPNPLVVLATNNGANVSGLSVTFTDNGANGSFNPPTAITNSSGLASTTYTPGAGNATITASATGYTSATFTEFVSGSNVLTVGGGNHQTGIEGTKLPTLLSVSATIGGVKQSGVSVMFDDGGAGGSFSPNPVNTNSNGVASTSYTLSTTPGTYTVTASATSYTSASFTETSTTSGKALIVNAGNNQTGATGTVLPTALAVEATNGGVAQSGVSVTFSDGGAGGSFSPATATTNSSGIASTSYTLGAAGTITVTAASTGYTSATFTETSTSGAKTLAVNGGNNQTGVSGTVLPTALTVLATSGGTAQSGVSVTFSDGGAGGSFSPATATTNSSGIASTSYTLGAAGTITVTASSTGYASATFTETSTSATKTLAVNGGNNQTGAAGTVLPTALSVLATVGSTAQSGVSVTFNDGGAGGSFNPATATTNSSGIASTSYTLPSTAKTITVTAAATGYSSAAFTETSTSSGTKTLTVTDGNNQTGIAGKLLPTALMVEATSGGTAVSGVSVTFSDGGAGGKFSPATVITNSSGVASTTYTLPSTDGTITITSTATGYTPATFTETAATGAEKLAVNSGNKQTGTVGVPLPKPLIVLSYDNGKLTPGVSITFNDNGAGGSFNPTTVVSNSKGSASTIYTPATAGTLTVTATASGYTSVAYTETITGSTKTLAVCGGNNQTGVTGTVLPTALCVEATNNGTAVAGVSVTFSDGGAGGSFNPATATTNSSGMASTSYTLGAAGTITVTAAASGYTSATFTETSTAPVKTLTVTGGNNQTGVAGTVLPTALTVEATSNGTAQSGVSVTFNDNGAGGIFNPTTATTNSSGIASTSYTLGAAGTITVSASATGYTSATFTETSTAASKLITVTGGNNQSGTVGTALPVALAIVATNNGTDVSGLTITFTDKGAGGSFNPATATTNSSGVASSIYTLPSTAGTVTAYAGASGYTSATFTETANAAANTLTATGGNNQTGAAGTTLPTALTVTATNGGTLQSGVLVTFSDGGAGGSFNPVNVTTNSSGLASSAYTLPSTAKTVTATASAGGYTSATFTETSTSNSKTLTATAGNNQTGTVSTALPTALAVTATSGGTAQSGVSVTFSDGGVGGSFNPATATTNSSGVASSIYTLPSTAQTVTVSASATGYTSATFTETATSSTAVTKLQLVSGGKQTGTVGTALPQPLVIKATSSTGAIVVGASVSFSDGVGGTFSPNPAITDASGDATATYTLPTVAQNLVATASVGSVTVTASEKSVPAAASKISIVSGNNQSANPNTQLPSMLVVLVTDQYNNPVSGYTVTFADNGAGGTFSTTAPITNSFGEASVSYTTGSKAGTVTISAGTTQVGTVNFTETVN; from the coding sequence ATGAAACTACAGACGCGTCGCCTTCTGACCCAAGCTGCCATTTCCATTCTTCTGACTTTGTCCGCGACTGTTGCGGCTGTCGCTCAGGATCTCTCTTCTTCTCCTACCTCTCTCTCCTTCGGAAGCGTCTATATCGGCAAGCCTTCCGGCAGCAAGGCGTTGACCATTACCAATCTCACCGGTCATGGCCTGACTATTACCAACATCGGATTTGACTGCGACGCCTTCGAACTGGCCTCCGGGGTAGCCCCATTCTCCTTCGGCCTGACGCAGAATATTACGCACTATTCGATGTTCTTTAATCCAACCGCAGCACAGAGCTACAACTGCAACTTCATCATCAGCATTAATGACGGCACGCAACTGCTGGTTCCGCTGACCGGCACCGGCTTGGTGAGCACCGGAACTTCAAGTCTGAATGAATCTGCGTTCAACTTCCCGAATCAGAAAGTCGGAACGACCAGTGCCGGCCAGACGGTCACCATCACCAACAATGGTTCCGGCGCCGTCACTCTGACCGGCATTACCCTGACGCCTCCCAGCTTCACCACCAATGCAATCACGCTGCCCGTCAGCATCCACTCCCACACCAGTTTGCCGATCACGGTGTATTACTCTCCAACCGCCGCGGAGTCGGAAACCGGCGCCCTCGACCTGACCTACGACGAGGTTGTCGACAACGGGATCACTCTGACCGGCAACGGAATTGCGCCGACTTCTCTCGTCATATCGAGTCCCGCCACGATCCCTCAGGGGACGCAAAATGCTCTCTACGAAACCAATCTGACGGCTGCCGGCGGCACCGGAGCTTATAGCTGGGCGCTCGCCTCAGGATCGACCTTGCCCACGGGCTTGACGCTCTCCAGCAGCGGCGCCATCACGGGCACGATCGCTTCGACTGTCGCCACGGGCAATTACACCTTCACTGTTACGGTGACCGACACCAGTTCGCATGCCACCGCCAGCCTGCCACTGACGATCAGCATCTATCCGAATCTGGCCGACAACTGCAACGACATTTCCTACGACGTCCCCAACACCACGACGCCGATGACGGCCTTGACCGATCTCGGCACTGGAACCTATCAGGGCTCTGAAGGCGGACTCTATCCCAGCGGCAGCAACGTGCGCCCCGCCTCTCACGACGCCGACGGCGTCACCTTGGCCAAAGAGATCGTTCCTCTCGATTCCAATGGCAACTACAGCCCCACCGGAAAATATGTGCTCATGGCCATCGGCGAATCGACAGCGCAGAACGAATTCGATCGCTTCCTGCCCATCGCCGACGCCGATCCCGCCAAGAATCCCAATCTCGTCATCGTCAACGGCGCTCAGGGCGGCGCCACCCCGTTCAACTTTGAAGACACGAACTCCGTCTACTGGTCCACGGTGCTGAACAATTACCTGCCGCAGAACGGCGTCACCGCAAACCAGGTCGTCGTCATCTGGATGGAAGACACTGACGGTATCAACACCGGAACCTTCCCCACCGACATCGCTGAGCTTCAGACCGAGTACGAGAACATGATGCAGACCATGCACACCCTGTTCCCGAACCTGAAGATGGTCTACTTCTCCTCGCGTGTCTATGGCGGGTATTCCAACGGAGTCGGAACCCCGGACAATCCCGAACCTTACGCCTACGAAGTCGGCTTTGCCGTGAAATGGGCCATTCAGGATCAGCTGAACGGCAATGCCAATTTGAACTACAACCCGGCCCTGGGACCGGTCGTCGCACCCTGGATGTCATGGGGACCGTACTACTGGTCAAATGGCATGCTTGGTCGCAATGACGGCCTGGTCTGGACTTGTGCCGACTTCTCCGCGGATGGAACTCACCCTTCGACGCAGTACGGTCAGTTGAAGGTCGCCACCGAGTTGATGGACTTCCTCAAGACCGACGACACCACGACGCCGTGGTATCTGGTCCAAGGCACCGCCCTGACTCCGACTGGCGGTAACAATCAGACCGGAAACGTGGGCACGGTTCTGCCTACGGCTTTAACAGTGTTGGCATCGAACGGCGGCACCGCAGTCTCCGGCGTGAGCGTCACCTTCAGCGACGGCAGCTCAGGCGGCACCTTCAACCCAAAGACTGCGACCACCAACAGCAGCGGCATCGCCACCACCAGTTACACGCTTCCGCCCACGGCTGGAACTTATGCCATCACCGCCACCGCCACCGGCTATGCCTCGGCAGCCTTCACCGAGACGGCTACGAGTTCCAAGGTTCTCGCCGTATCTTCCGGCAACAATCAAACCGGTTCGACGGGCGTTCCCTTGCCGAACCCGCTGGTTGTGTTGGCCACAAATAACGGAGCCAATGTTTCTGGCCTGAGCGTCACCTTCACCGACAACGGTGCAAATGGAAGTTTCAATCCACCCACCGCGATCACCAACAGCAGCGGCCTGGCCTCCACCACCTACACGCCCGGCGCTGGAAACGCCACCATCACCGCCAGCGCCACGGGATACACCTCGGCCACGTTCACCGAATTTGTATCCGGCTCGAACGTTCTGACGGTTGGCGGCGGCAATCATCAAACCGGTATCGAGGGGACGAAGTTGCCGACGCTGCTCAGCGTCAGCGCCACCATTGGCGGCGTCAAACAGTCCGGCGTCAGCGTCATGTTCGACGACGGCGGCGCGGGCGGCAGTTTTAGTCCCAACCCGGTGAACACCAACAGCAATGGAGTCGCTTCTACCTCCTACACCCTGTCGACCACCCCGGGAACTTACACCGTCACCGCTTCCGCAACCAGCTACACCTCGGCGAGTTTCACCGAAACATCGACCACCTCTGGCAAGGCTCTCATCGTAAACGCGGGCAATAACCAGACGGGCGCAACCGGCACGGTGTTGCCGACGGCCCTTGCTGTCGAAGCCACCAATGGCGGCGTCGCGCAGTCCGGAGTCAGTGTGACCTTCAGCGATGGCGGGGCGGGCGGCAGCTTCAGTCCGGCAACCGCAACCACCAACAGCAGCGGCATCGCCTCCACCAGCTACACGCTCGGTGCGGCCGGGACCATCACCGTAACCGCGGCCAGCACCGGCTACACATCCGCGACCTTCACCGAAACCTCCACCTCCGGCGCTAAGACCCTTGCCGTTAACGGCGGCAATAACCAGACAGGGGTCAGCGGCACCGTATTGCCGACGGCTCTGACTGTCTTGGCCACCAGCGGGGGTACAGCCCAATCCGGCGTGAGTGTAACCTTCAGCGATGGCGGCGCAGGGGGCAGCTTCAGTCCAGCCACGGCAACCACTAACAGCAGCGGCATCGCCTCTACCAGCTACACTCTGGGCGCGGCCGGAACCATTACGGTGACCGCATCCAGCACCGGCTATGCTTCCGCGACGTTCACCGAAACTTCTACATCCGCCACCAAGACTCTCGCCGTAAATGGCGGTAACAACCAGACCGGCGCAGCCGGCACTGTCCTGCCGACAGCCCTGTCGGTGCTGGCCACCGTTGGCAGCACGGCCCAATCCGGCGTCAGCGTTACCTTCAACGATGGCGGCGCGGGTGGAAGCTTCAACCCAGCCACCGCAACCACCAACAGCAGCGGCATTGCCTCGACCAGTTACACCCTGCCTTCTACCGCAAAAACCATCACCGTCACCGCAGCGGCTACCGGTTACTCATCCGCAGCGTTCACCGAAACCTCGACGAGCTCAGGGACCAAGACCCTCACCGTTACCGACGGCAATAACCAAACCGGTATCGCGGGTAAACTGTTGCCCACTGCTCTGATGGTGGAAGCGACCAGCGGCGGCACTGCCGTTTCCGGTGTGAGCGTGACCTTCAGCGATGGCGGCGCCGGTGGAAAGTTCAGCCCAGCCACTGTGATCACCAACAGCAGCGGCGTGGCGTCGACCACCTACACCCTGCCGAGCACCGATGGGACAATAACCATTACGAGCACCGCCACTGGCTATACGCCAGCGACGTTTACGGAAACCGCCGCAACTGGCGCCGAGAAGCTTGCCGTAAATTCCGGCAACAAACAGACAGGCACCGTGGGTGTTCCCCTGCCTAAACCGTTGATCGTGCTCTCCTACGATAACGGGAAATTGACTCCTGGCGTCAGCATTACGTTCAACGACAACGGTGCGGGCGGAAGCTTCAACCCCACCACAGTGGTGTCCAACAGCAAGGGTAGCGCCTCCACCATCTATACCCCGGCCACAGCCGGAACCCTTACCGTCACTGCGACCGCCTCCGGCTATACCTCGGTAGCGTATACCGAGACGATTACGGGCTCCACCAAGACCCTGGCCGTCTGCGGCGGAAATAACCAGACCGGTGTAACCGGCACCGTCTTGCCTACCGCGCTCTGTGTTGAGGCTACGAACAACGGCACCGCGGTTGCGGGCGTCAGCGTGACGTTCAGCGACGGCGGCGCGGGGGGCAGCTTCAACCCGGCCACGGCCACCACCAATAGCAGCGGCATGGCATCCACTTCCTACACGCTGGGTGCGGCGGGAACCATCACGGTCACGGCCGCCGCTTCCGGGTATACGTCCGCAACCTTTACAGAGACATCCACAGCCCCCGTCAAGACTCTGACCGTCACCGGAGGAAATAACCAAACCGGTGTAGCCGGCACCGTGCTGCCCACTGCTCTGACGGTGGAAGCCACCAGCAACGGCACCGCGCAGTCCGGCGTAAGTGTCACCTTCAATGACAATGGCGCGGGCGGAATCTTCAACCCGACCACGGCCACCACCAACAGCAGCGGCATCGCCTCCACTTCCTACACCCTGGGCGCGGCCGGGACTATCACCGTAAGCGCCTCCGCGACAGGCTATACCTCCGCCACTTTCACCGAGACTTCTACCGCCGCCTCCAAGCTGATCACCGTCACGGGTGGCAACAATCAGTCCGGCACCGTAGGCACCGCGCTGCCAGTTGCGCTCGCGATTGTGGCCACCAACAACGGCACCGACGTTTCCGGCTTGACCATTACTTTCACCGATAAGGGAGCAGGCGGCAGCTTCAACCCCGCCACCGCCACCACGAACAGTAGCGGTGTGGCGTCCAGCATCTACACATTGCCGTCCACCGCGGGCACCGTCACCGCCTATGCCGGAGCCTCGGGATATACGAGCGCAACCTTCACCGAGACTGCCAACGCCGCAGCCAATACTCTGACCGCAACCGGCGGCAACAACCAGACCGGAGCGGCGGGCACGACCTTGCCCACCGCACTGACTGTGACCGCCACCAATGGCGGTACCCTACAGTCTGGCGTACTCGTCACCTTCAGCGACGGCGGCGCAGGTGGAAGCTTTAATCCCGTCAACGTCACTACCAACAGTAGCGGCCTGGCTTCGAGCGCCTATACGCTGCCCTCCACCGCGAAGACGGTCACCGCTACCGCCAGCGCGGGCGGTTACACCTCGGCTACCTTCACCGAGACTTCCACCTCCAACTCCAAGACCCTGACCGCGACCGCAGGGAATAATCAGACGGGCACCGTCAGCACGGCCCTGCCAACAGCCCTTGCCGTCACCGCCACCAGCGGCGGCACCGCACAATCAGGCGTGAGCGTTACCTTCAGCGACGGCGGCGTCGGCGGATCGTTCAACCCAGCCACCGCGACCACCAACAGCAGCGGCGTGGCCTCGAGCATCTACACTCTGCCGTCCACGGCTCAGACCGTCACCGTGTCCGCCAGCGCTACGGGCTACACCTCGGCGACATTTACCGAGACTGCAACCAGTTCGACCGCAGTTACGAAGCTGCAACTGGTTTCCGGCGGAAAACAGACTGGGACAGTGGGAACGGCGTTGCCGCAGCCGCTTGTCATTAAAGCCACGAGCTCGACAGGAGCGATCGTGGTGGGCGCTTCCGTTAGCTTCAGCGACGGGGTCGGCGGAACCTTCTCGCCGAATCCAGCCATCACCGATGCGAGCGGCGACGCGACGGCAACTTACACGCTTCCCACGGTGGCCCAGAATCTGGTCGCTACCGCATCGGTTGGAAGCGTGACCGTCACAGCCAGCGAGAAATCGGTGCCCGCCGCGGCCTCGAAAATCTCAATCGTCTCCGGCAATAACCAGTCGGCCAATCCGAACACCCAGCTGCCCAGCATGCTCGTCGTGCTGGTGACCGATCAATACAACAACCCGGTTTCGGGCTACACCGTAACCTTTGCCGACAACGGCGCCGGCGGTACCTTCTCGACAACAGCGCCGATCACCAACTCATTCGGCGAGGCCTCGGTCAGCTACACCACCGGATCGAAAGCGGGAACCGTCACCATCTCTGCCGGAACCACCCAGGTGGGCACAGTCAACTTCACCGAAACCGTCAACTGA
- a CDS encoding HD domain-containing phosphohydrolase: MQAEKDELKKDELTLQTKAFVGITALIGVVVLCCALLHWQSQDLMRFFCYLAVAVLASGLKVQLPGIDGTMSVNFLFILLGVLELSLPETLVIGCTASLVQSVWQTRKRLDPVKVVFNVAGMMANASALTYIGYHWMAARSGSNKPILLMIAALVFFFANTLPISVVIALTEGKSSRKVWSECYFWSFPYYLVGAAAVGLVGIVNRSAGWQTSLLVLPLIYWVYRSYRLYLGRLEAEKERVEVEKRHVEQIASLNMRTIEALALAIEAKDHTTHTHLQRVRTYAVAVAQELNLRESEVEALRAAALLHDIGKLAVPEQIINKPGKLTPEEFEKMKVHPIVGAEILERVAFPYPVAPIVKSHHERWDGTGYPEGLSGQDIPIGARILGAVDCLDALASHRQYRPALPLVEAMAKVKEKAGTWFDPRVVEILENRYIELERVAQMSEETLVSHGLSKMVRVERGLAPAAGFERSESAQGSTDSADFLTSIASARQEAQTMFELSQDLGVSLSLSETLSVLSMRLRRMIPYDSIAVFVNRNGWLLPELVSGENFRMLSALKVRVGEGLCGWVAENCKPIVNGNPQVEEGYVVDPDKHTTLQSALVVPLEGLNGVVGVLAMYHSTRDAFTPDHLRILLAVASKVALSVENALKYQQAESSATTDYLTGLPNARSLFVHLAQEVARCRRMKTSLAVLVCDIDGFKAINDSFGHLEGDKLLREFTARLKEVCRGYDYVARMGGDEFVITAPGLTKEAAVEKAELLNQAAIESGRHICGRDVITLSVGMASCPDDGFDVERLLAEADRRMYSMKQQHHAEAATRKDDTRTRLASRGAAGQ, translated from the coding sequence ATGCAAGCAGAGAAGGACGAACTGAAGAAGGACGAGCTAACGCTCCAGACGAAGGCATTCGTCGGCATCACCGCGTTGATTGGCGTGGTAGTGCTGTGCTGTGCCCTGCTGCATTGGCAATCGCAAGACCTGATGCGTTTCTTCTGCTACCTGGCGGTAGCGGTGCTGGCATCGGGGTTGAAAGTACAACTGCCGGGCATCGACGGCACGATGTCGGTGAACTTCCTGTTCATCCTGCTCGGAGTGTTGGAACTGAGCCTTCCGGAAACTCTTGTGATCGGCTGCACGGCGAGCCTGGTGCAGAGCGTGTGGCAGACGCGCAAACGGCTCGATCCGGTGAAAGTGGTGTTCAATGTGGCCGGCATGATGGCCAATGCCAGCGCCCTGACCTACATCGGCTATCACTGGATGGCGGCGCGATCGGGATCGAATAAGCCGATTCTGCTGATGATAGCCGCTCTGGTATTTTTCTTCGCCAACACCTTGCCGATTTCGGTTGTGATTGCGCTGACCGAAGGCAAATCGAGCCGCAAAGTTTGGTCGGAGTGCTACTTCTGGTCGTTCCCTTATTACCTGGTCGGCGCGGCCGCGGTGGGCCTGGTGGGAATTGTGAACCGCTCGGCGGGATGGCAAACCTCGCTGCTGGTGCTGCCTCTTATTTATTGGGTGTACCGATCCTATCGCCTTTACCTCGGCCGGTTGGAAGCGGAAAAGGAACGAGTCGAAGTAGAAAAACGGCATGTGGAGCAGATCGCCTCGCTGAACATGCGGACCATTGAGGCGCTCGCGCTTGCCATCGAAGCCAAAGACCACACGACGCACACCCACTTGCAACGAGTACGAACCTATGCCGTCGCAGTGGCGCAGGAATTGAATCTCCGGGAGAGCGAGGTGGAGGCGTTGCGGGCGGCCGCTCTGTTGCACGACATCGGCAAGCTGGCAGTGCCGGAACAGATCATCAACAAGCCGGGAAAGCTTACGCCGGAAGAGTTCGAAAAGATGAAGGTGCATCCGATCGTGGGCGCTGAGATTCTGGAGCGGGTGGCGTTTCCTTATCCCGTCGCGCCGATTGTTAAGTCGCATCATGAACGCTGGGATGGAACGGGATATCCGGAGGGATTGAGCGGGCAAGACATTCCAATCGGCGCGCGCATTCTGGGCGCGGTCGATTGCCTGGACGCCCTGGCTTCGCATCGGCAATACCGTCCGGCGCTGCCGCTGGTCGAGGCCATGGCCAAGGTCAAGGAGAAGGCAGGGACGTGGTTCGATCCTCGGGTCGTCGAAATTCTGGAGAACCGCTATATCGAGTTGGAGCGCGTCGCGCAAATGTCGGAAGAGACGCTGGTCTCGCACGGGCTTTCGAAGATGGTACGTGTGGAGCGCGGCCTGGCGCCGGCAGCCGGATTCGAACGAAGCGAATCCGCGCAGGGCTCGACCGACAGCGCGGATTTTTTGACGTCGATTGCGTCGGCGCGGCAAGAGGCGCAGACCATGTTCGAACTGAGCCAGGATCTGGGCGTGTCGCTGAGCCTGAGCGAGACGCTGTCGGTGCTTTCGATGCGCTTACGCCGCATGATTCCTTACGATTCGATAGCTGTATTTGTAAACCGCAATGGCTGGCTGCTGCCGGAACTGGTGAGCGGTGAAAATTTTCGCATGCTGTCTGCGTTGAAGGTCAGGGTCGGCGAGGGATTATGCGGATGGGTGGCGGAGAACTGCAAGCCGATCGTGAACGGCAATCCGCAGGTGGAAGAGGGATATGTGGTCGATCCCGACAAGCATACGACGTTGCAATCGGCGCTGGTCGTGCCTCTAGAGGGGCTGAACGGCGTGGTAGGCGTGTTGGCCATGTATCACTCGACCCGGGATGCGTTCACGCCCGATCATTTGAGAATTCTGCTGGCCGTGGCCTCGAAGGTCGCGCTGTCGGTGGAGAACGCATTGAAGTATCAGCAGGCGGAGAGTTCGGCCACCACCGACTACCTGACCGGGCTGCCCAATGCGCGCTCGCTGTTTGTGCATCTGGCGCAGGAAGTGGCGCGCTGCCGTCGCATGAAAACGTCGCTGGCGGTGCTGGTCTGCGATATCGATGGATTCAAGGCGATCAACGATTCCTTCGGACATCTGGAGGGCGACAAACTGCTGCGCGAATTTACGGCGCGTCTCAAGGAAGTTTGTCGCGGCTATGACTATGTGGCGCGCATGGGCGGAGACGAATTCGTAATTACGGCTCCCGGACTGACAAAAGAGGCCGCCGTGGAAAAAGCGGAATTGTTAAATCAGGCGGCCATCGAGTCAGGACGGCATATCTGCGGGCGCGATGTGATCACGCTGAGCGTGGGGATGGCATCGTGTCCGGACGACGGCTTCGACGTAGAGCGCTTGCTGGCTGAGGCTGATCGACGCATGTATTCCATGAAGCAGCAGCACCATGCCGAAGCGGCTACACGCAAAGACGACACCAGGACTCGCTTGGCTTCCCGCGGGGCTGCCGGCCAATAG
- a CDS encoding sigma 54-interacting transcriptional regulator, producing MPTPSRSSNHEPFASTSIARASIAGASIAGASNAGALIARASMATTSTGRDEFPASQLPQMAVFSADPQGEFSACNAAFVRLFGYSVPELLGRDFSTLFVHETAKHEMVKPEAEKPETANGNRSNQLRREILSATSTPAGYHARLIARPKTGGNFPVQFSATTLSSTPPALIAIVVPLAENNAAAAPESALIPGVISREIDGTVFILASPVMHQFMTLVDRVAGQTETVLVTGETGTGKELIARTIHESSPRRSRPWIDINCAALPENLVESELFGYEKGAFSGADASKPGLFELADKGTLFLDEIGELQLQTQVKLLRVLDGQPFYRLGGHRKIKVDVRIVAATNQDLEAAVREGRFRQDLFHRLSQFRLSVPPLRERPEDIVALAEHFLRLKAAGKNFSSQAISALLSHSWPGNIRELRNLVAKMAMESSGRDIDFSRLSAALTGEPTALRQTASMPVSNLDSMEEQMIIKALERTGGQRTLAAEQLGISRRTLSRKLKEYNINFAPGETTASLGFISNEQQKFFRARVQIPVMVKSAQSEEIQVNGVNLSTGGMGLDGLKEPLRLAGLFDVSFVLPDTQVRFQAKARLMWVGDEGRVGIRFAVIEPALFEELQHWSNRKMKEEGWDFPA from the coding sequence ATGCCGACTCCATCCCGCAGTTCGAACCACGAGCCGTTTGCCAGCACCTCGATCGCACGAGCTTCGATCGCAGGAGCTTCGATTGCAGGAGCTTCGAATGCCGGGGCCTTGATCGCCAGAGCTTCGATGGCCACCACTTCGACTGGCCGCGACGAATTCCCGGCGTCGCAACTGCCGCAAATGGCCGTTTTCTCCGCCGATCCTCAAGGCGAATTCAGCGCGTGTAACGCAGCCTTCGTGAGACTTTTTGGCTATTCGGTACCGGAACTTCTCGGGCGCGACTTCTCCACACTCTTTGTGCACGAAACGGCAAAGCACGAAATGGTAAAGCCCGAAGCGGAAAAGCCCGAAACCGCAAACGGCAATCGCAGTAACCAATTACGTCGGGAGATTCTATCCGCCACCTCTACGCCCGCGGGATATCACGCCCGACTGATCGCCCGACCGAAGACCGGCGGCAATTTCCCCGTGCAGTTTTCGGCCACGACGCTTAGCTCCACGCCGCCAGCTCTAATCGCGATCGTCGTGCCACTCGCAGAAAACAACGCCGCCGCCGCTCCTGAGAGCGCTCTCATTCCCGGAGTGATTTCGCGCGAGATCGACGGCACCGTGTTCATTCTTGCCAGCCCCGTCATGCATCAGTTCATGACCCTGGTCGACCGTGTCGCCGGCCAAACCGAAACCGTCTTGGTTACCGGCGAGACCGGCACCGGTAAGGAACTGATTGCCCGCACCATTCACGAATCTTCTCCGCGCCGCAGCCGTCCGTGGATCGACATCAACTGCGCCGCGCTTCCCGAAAATCTGGTCGAGAGCGAACTCTTCGGCTACGAAAAGGGCGCTTTCAGCGGCGCCGACGCCTCCAAGCCCGGCCTGTTTGAATTGGCCGACAAAGGCACGCTGTTCCTCGATGAAATCGGCGAACTGCAATTGCAGACGCAAGTGAAATTACTGCGCGTGCTCGATGGCCAGCCTTTCTACCGGCTTGGCGGCCATCGCAAAATTAAAGTAGACGTTCGCATCGTCGCCGCCACCAATCAGGATCTCGAAGCCGCGGTGCGGGAAGGCCGTTTCCGCCAGGATCTGTTTCATCGTCTTAGTCAATTCCGGCTCAGCGTTCCTCCGCTGCGCGAGCGCCCCGAAGATATCGTAGCCCTCGCCGAACACTTCCTGCGCCTGAAAGCTGCCGGCAAGAATTTTTCATCGCAGGCGATTTCAGCTCTGCTTTCTCATTCCTGGCCCGGCAACATCCGCGAACTGCGGAACCTGGTCGCCAAAATGGCGATGGAATCCAGCGGCCGCGACATCGATTTCTCACGGCTCAGCGCCGCGCTCACCGGAGAGCCCACGGCTCTCCGTCAAACCGCTTCCATGCCCGTCAGCAATCTTGACAGCATGGAAGAGCAGATGATCATTAAGGCTCTGGAGCGCACCGGCGGACAACGCACCCTGGCGGCTGAGCAACTCGGCATTTCGCGCCGCACCCTCAGCCGCAAGCTCAAGGAATACAACATTAACTTCGCCCCCGGCGAAACCACGGCGTCGCTGGGCTTCATCAGCAACGAGCAGCAGAAATTCTTCCGCGCCCGCGTGCAGATTCCGGTTATGGTCAAAAGCGCGCAAAGCGAAGAAATTCAAGTGAACGGCGTCAATCTCAGCACTGGCGGCATGGGACTTGACGGCCTAAAGGAGCCGCTGCGCCTCGCAGGATTGTTCGATGTAAGCTTCGTACTGCCCGATACTCAAGTCCGGTTCCAGGCCAAAGCCCGCCTGATGTGGGTCGGCGACGAAGGCCGCGTCGGCATCCGCTTCGCCGTTATCGAGCCTGCCTTATTCGAAGAACTCCAGCACTGGAGCAATCGCAAGATGAAAGAAGAAGGATGGGATTTTCCCGCCTGA